In Coriobacteriaceae bacterium, a single window of DNA contains:
- a CDS encoding nitroreductase family protein has translation METIEALIHRRSCRNYSDRPVEAEKLARIIEAGQYAPSGMGRQPVTFVAVTDPATVERLSQLNAQVMGSDGDPFYGAKTVVVVLVDRSVPTHLEDGSLAMGNLLNAAYALGVDSCWIHRAHEVFDSPEGLELLASWGLPADGSLRGVGHCILGYAEGALPEAKPRRDNVVYAR, from the coding sequence ATGGAGACCATCGAAGCGCTCATCCACCGCCGCAGCTGCCGTAACTATAGCGATCGCCCCGTCGAAGCCGAAAAGCTCGCACGCATTATCGAGGCAGGCCAGTACGCGCCCAGCGGCATGGGACGCCAGCCGGTGACGTTTGTCGCCGTCACCGACCCCGCGACCGTCGAGCGCCTCTCGCAGCTCAACGCCCAGGTTATGGGCAGCGATGGCGATCCCTTCTACGGGGCCAAGACCGTTGTGGTAGTGCTCGTCGACCGCAGCGTGCCCACACATCTGGAAGACGGCTCGCTTGCCATGGGCAACCTGCTCAACGCGGCGTATGCGCTGGGTGTTGATTCGTGCTGGATCCACCGCGCGCACGAGGTCTTCGACTCGCCCGAGGGCCTGGAGCTGCTGGCCAGCTGGGGTCTGCCTGCCGACGGAAGCCTGCGCGGCGTCGGCCACTGCATTCTGGGCTATGCCGAGGGCGCGCTTCCCGAGGCAAAGCCGCGCCGCGACAATGTGGTGTATGCAAGGTAA
- a CDS encoding YeiH family protein: MQLANIVRERWKGVLFCLIIAIPATLLGKQAEVVGGPVFAILFGMVLALVFPKNRREQLAAGVTYTSKKVLQYAVILLGFGMNLSQILSKGAQSLPIIVATISTSLVIAFVLCRVMNVPGKIATLVGVGSSICGGSAIAATAPVIDADDREIAQAISVIFLFNVIAALVFPTLGGMLGLTNEGFGLFAGTAINDTSSVTAAASAWDSMHPGANVLESATVVKLTRTLAIIPITLVLACWQMHLARKAGGDAKSTFSLKRAFPMFVLFFVLASVITTVLQLPASITAPIKELSKFFIVMAMAAIGFNTDIVELVKKGGKPIALGFCCWIGIACMSLGMQHVLGIW, encoded by the coding sequence ATGCAACTGGCGAATATCGTACGCGAGCGCTGGAAGGGTGTCTTGTTCTGCCTGATCATCGCCATCCCCGCGACGTTGCTCGGCAAACAGGCTGAGGTGGTCGGCGGGCCGGTGTTTGCCATCCTCTTTGGCATGGTCCTGGCGCTCGTCTTTCCCAAGAATCGTCGCGAGCAGCTCGCCGCCGGTGTCACCTATACGTCTAAAAAAGTCTTGCAGTACGCGGTTATCCTGCTTGGCTTTGGCATGAACCTCTCCCAGATTCTGTCCAAGGGCGCCCAGTCGCTGCCGATTATCGTGGCGACCATCTCGACCTCGCTTGTCATCGCCTTTGTGCTCTGCCGCGTCATGAACGTGCCGGGCAAGATCGCGACGCTTGTGGGTGTGGGCTCGTCAATTTGCGGCGGTTCTGCCATCGCTGCGACCGCGCCCGTCATCGATGCCGACGATCGCGAGATTGCCCAGGCTATTTCGGTCATCTTCCTGTTTAACGTTATCGCGGCGCTCGTGTTTCCGACGCTCGGCGGCATGCTCGGGTTGACTAACGAGGGCTTTGGCCTGTTTGCCGGCACCGCCATCAACGACACCTCGTCCGTAACGGCTGCGGCGAGCGCTTGGGACAGCATGCATCCCGGCGCCAATGTGCTCGAAAGCGCCACGGTGGTCAAGCTCACCAGGACGCTGGCCATCATTCCCATCACGTTGGTTCTCGCATGCTGGCAGATGCATCTGGCACGCAAGGCCGGCGGCGACGCCAAAAGCACGTTCTCGCTTAAACGCGCGTTTCCCATGTTTGTGCTGTTCTTTGTGCTGGCGAGCGTGATCACCACGGTGCTTCAGCTTCCCGCGTCCATTACGGCGCCCATCAAGGAACTGTCGAAGTTCTTTATTGTGATGGCCATGGCGGCTATTGGTTTTAATACCGATATCGTCGAGCTGGTCAAAAAGGGCGGCAAGCCCATCGCATTGGGCTTTTGCTGCTGGATTGGCATTGCGTGCATGAGCTTGGGAATGCAGCACGTGCTGGGAATCTGGTAG
- a CDS encoding GntR family transcriptional regulator: MEESMHVGEQETSLQDQSYHTIRRKIVYLDYKPGEKLGVKQLCDDLDMGRTPVREALVRLAQEGLVRTVPQSGTYVSPINLTFAESACYIREHLEKQVIVECCARATSAGIEQLDRAIALQEKAMAEEDRIGFFLSDNLMHRMIFSIACRSTVWSWLEATNADLERFRWLRAATQRLDNQEIVNEHKQIHRAIAGRDPIEASFLVSKHLHMMFRNQTEVLDQYPKYFETSKLR, encoded by the coding sequence ATGGAAGAATCGATGCACGTCGGCGAGCAGGAAACGAGCCTACAGGACCAGTCCTACCACACCATTCGACGCAAAATCGTCTACCTGGACTACAAGCCGGGCGAAAAGCTAGGCGTCAAGCAGCTTTGCGACGACCTGGATATGGGGCGCACCCCTGTGCGCGAGGCACTGGTGCGCCTGGCGCAAGAGGGCCTGGTGCGCACCGTGCCCCAAAGCGGCACCTATGTCTCGCCCATCAACCTCACCTTTGCCGAGAGCGCCTGCTACATTCGCGAACACCTGGAAAAACAGGTGATTGTGGAGTGCTGCGCCCGTGCCACCTCGGCAGGCATCGAGCAGCTCGACCGAGCCATCGCGCTGCAGGAAAAGGCCATGGCCGAAGAGGATCGCATCGGATTCTTTTTAAGCGACAACCTCATGCACCGCATGATCTTTAGCATCGCGTGCCGCAGCACCGTGTGGTCGTGGCTCGAGGCGACCAATGCCGACCTGGAGCGCTTCCGCTGGCTGCGCGCCGCCACGCAGAGGCTCGACAATCAGGAGATTGTTAACGAGCACAAGCAAATCCACCGCGCCATCGCCGGCCGCGACCCCATCGAGGCGAGCTTTTTGGTCAGCAAGCACCTGCATATGATGTTCCGCAACCAGACCGAGGTCCTGGACCAATATCCCAAGTATTTCGAGACCAGCAAGCTCCGCTAA
- the glmS gene encoding glutamine--fructose-6-phosphate transaminase (isomerizing) produces the protein MCGIVGYTGSDIAKNILVTGLKRMEYRGYDSSGVALEVGEGAAAHLDVIRRVGKVAGLESELSNIDSDATCGIGHTRWATHGKPSVVNAHPHTSCDGRIAIVHNGIIENFAELREELEGRGHHFKSETDTEVFAHLIEEAYADTHDLMASVREACTHVVGAYGLAAVCADEPGVIAVARKDSPIVVGVGETGSYVASDVIALIDATRDVVVLEDGQFAKLTPAGVEYTDDAGNVIEPKITHIDWDLDMAEKGGYPDFMLKEIHEQPRVVRDTLVGRMTPAGELDIDELGLSLEELNDIDRVYVIACGTSYHAGLIAKNLIEGWARIPTEVEAASEFRYRNPIITPTTLVVAVSQSGETADTLAAIRDARIKGAKVFGITNVVGSPVARESDGVIYTKANKEIAVASTKSFIGQVVSLTLLALLLAQVKYRLTTKQTRMLFRELSDTAEQIQWILDTQTEAVHEAALVCKDAQSALFVGRGMGAAISYEGALKLKEVSYLHAEAYAAGEMKHGPIALIDPGFPVIAVATKSATYDKTVSNLMECKARGAKVIVVATEGDEEINKIADCIIRVPSVRDVFSPITASVPLQLLAREVAILRGCDVDQPRNLAKSVTVE, from the coding sequence ATGTGCGGAATTGTCGGCTACACCGGCTCTGATATTGCAAAGAACATTCTGGTCACGGGCCTTAAGCGTATGGAATATCGCGGTTATGACTCCTCGGGCGTCGCGCTCGAGGTGGGCGAGGGCGCCGCGGCGCACCTCGATGTTATTCGCCGCGTGGGCAAGGTTGCGGGCCTGGAGAGCGAGCTTTCCAACATCGACAGCGATGCTACCTGCGGTATCGGCCATACCCGCTGGGCCACTCACGGCAAGCCTTCGGTCGTTAACGCCCATCCCCACACCAGCTGCGACGGTCGCATCGCCATCGTCCACAACGGCATCATTGAGAACTTCGCCGAGCTGCGCGAAGAGCTGGAGGGTCGCGGCCACCACTTTAAGAGCGAGACCGATACCGAGGTCTTCGCGCATCTGATCGAAGAGGCTTATGCCGACACGCACGACCTGATGGCCTCCGTGCGCGAGGCTTGCACCCACGTGGTGGGCGCCTACGGCTTGGCCGCCGTGTGCGCCGACGAGCCCGGCGTGATCGCCGTTGCCCGCAAGGATTCCCCGATCGTAGTCGGCGTGGGCGAGACCGGCTCCTACGTTGCCTCCGACGTGATCGCGCTTATCGATGCCACCCGCGACGTCGTGGTGCTCGAAGACGGTCAGTTTGCCAAGCTCACGCCTGCGGGCGTCGAGTATACCGACGATGCCGGCAACGTGATTGAGCCCAAGATTACTCATATCGACTGGGACCTGGACATGGCAGAAAAGGGCGGCTATCCCGACTTTATGCTCAAGGAGATTCACGAGCAGCCGCGCGTGGTGCGCGACACGCTGGTGGGCCGCATGACCCCTGCCGGTGAGCTCGATATCGACGAGTTGGGCCTTTCGCTCGAGGAACTCAACGATATCGACCGCGTATATGTGATTGCCTGCGGCACCAGCTACCACGCCGGACTCATCGCCAAGAACCTTATTGAGGGCTGGGCTCGTATTCCTACCGAGGTTGAGGCGGCTAGCGAGTTCCGCTACCGCAACCCCATCATCACGCCGACGACGCTCGTCGTGGCCGTGTCCCAATCGGGCGAGACGGCCGACACCCTTGCCGCCATTCGCGATGCGCGCATCAAGGGCGCCAAGGTCTTTGGCATCACCAACGTGGTGGGCAGCCCGGTGGCGCGCGAAAGCGACGGCGTCATCTACACCAAGGCCAACAAGGAGATTGCAGTCGCCTCGACTAAGAGCTTCATCGGTCAGGTCGTGAGCCTCACGCTTTTGGCCTTGCTGCTGGCGCAGGTCAAGTACCGCTTGACCACCAAGCAGACGCGCATGCTGTTCCGCGAGCTTTCCGATACGGCCGAGCAGATCCAGTGGATCCTGGATACGCAGACCGAGGCCGTGCACGAGGCCGCGCTTGTGTGCAAGGACGCGCAGTCCGCGCTGTTTGTGGGTCGCGGCATGGGCGCCGCCATTTCTTATGAGGGCGCGCTTAAGCTCAAGGAGGTCAGCTACCTGCATGCCGAGGCATATGCCGCCGGCGAGATGAAGCACGGCCCCATCGCGCTGATCGATCCGGGTTTCCCTGTCATCGCGGTGGCAACCAAGAGCGCAACGTACGATAAGACGGTGTCGAACCTCATGGAGTGCAAGGCTCGCGGCGCCAAGGTCATCGTCGTTGCTACCGAGGGCGACGAGGAAATCAACAAGATTGCCGACTGCATCATTCGCGTGCCGTCCGTCCGTGACGTGTTCAGCCCCATCACGGCGAGCGTTCCGCTGCAGCTGCTCGCCCGCGAGGTGGCCATCCTGCGCGGTTGCGACGTTGACCAGCCTCGTAACCTGGCGAAAAGCGTTACTGTCGAATAA
- a CDS encoding amino acid ABC transporter permease: MKFELLEPYIPMFMSGLVVTCQVTTAALAIALVLGFLIAVLKVLPCRPLRAVLNFYTSIFRGVPLIVLLFLAYFATPQLTGFKISMFAAGAITLGLNGSATVSETVRGGIEGVDRGQYDAARAIGLRYVPMMRKIIVPQAMRSIAPALVNEVITVLKSSSLVATIGLMDMMRAAQSVQALTYRAFEPFLVVAVVYYVIVMALTALGNRLERRLRP; this comes from the coding sequence ATGAAGTTTGAACTGCTAGAACCATATATACCGATGTTTATGAGCGGCCTGGTCGTGACCTGTCAGGTGACGACCGCCGCGCTGGCCATAGCACTCGTCCTGGGCTTTCTCATTGCCGTGCTCAAGGTTTTGCCCTGTCGCCCGTTGCGTGCGGTGCTCAACTTCTACACCTCTATCTTTCGCGGCGTGCCGCTCATCGTGTTGCTTTTTTTGGCGTACTTTGCGACGCCGCAGCTCACGGGCTTCAAAATTTCGATGTTTGCCGCCGGTGCCATTACGCTGGGGCTCAACGGCTCAGCGACGGTGTCCGAGACGGTGCGCGGTGGTATCGAGGGCGTTGACCGGGGGCAGTACGATGCCGCTCGGGCCATCGGGCTTCGCTATGTTCCCATGATGCGCAAGATCATCGTTCCGCAGGCGATGCGCTCGATTGCCCCTGCTCTGGTCAACGAAGTGATCACGGTCCTCAAGAGCTCCTCGCTGGTGGCAACCATCGGCCTGATGGATATGATGCGCGCCGCCCAGAGCGTGCAGGCGCTCACCTATCGAGCCTTTGAACCGTTTTTAGTGGTGGCCGTGGTCTACTACGTCATTGTTATGGCGCTCACGGCCCTGGGCAATCGGCTCGAACGCCGCCTGCGTCCCTAG
- a CDS encoding transporter substrate-binding domain-containing protein — translation MTRAVSRRDFLGLIAGAAMVAASGCAGSGADKGSAAGSAAVAGDDIKGAKLTFVGDDAFAPYRYLETQSDGKQKVVGLDIAIADEMASRLGFSYDFEPQDFAATLASVQSDDKAFTMAMSSNEEREQTYDFTRGYYQPLVGVLTLGGDPVKRVEDLAGKSIACTTGTVQNKFIAKVMPDADIHTYDGGDQCLQEVLAGRIDAYLCDGAEGQSMRDANEGLVLGLLDRSETSDHVGVYRLMAKKGAGFVAALDECVGEMLEDGTIDDCIKQYVGADFMWNGDYSASGTSTVAGK, via the coding sequence ATGACTCGCGCTGTTTCTCGTCGTGATTTCCTGGGTTTGATCGCCGGTGCTGCAATGGTTGCGGCGAGCGGTTGCGCTGGCAGTGGCGCTGACAAGGGCTCTGCCGCCGGTTCTGCCGCGGTTGCGGGCGACGATATCAAGGGCGCCAAGCTCACCTTTGTGGGCGACGATGCCTTTGCGCCCTATCGCTATCTGGAGACGCAGTCGGACGGCAAGCAGAAGGTTGTCGGCCTGGACATCGCTATCGCTGACGAGATGGCCTCGCGCTTGGGCTTTTCTTACGACTTTGAGCCGCAGGACTTTGCCGCCACGCTTGCATCGGTGCAGAGCGATGACAAGGCCTTTACCATGGCGATGAGCTCCAATGAAGAGCGCGAGCAGACCTATGACTTCACGCGCGGCTACTATCAGCCGCTTGTGGGCGTTCTCACGCTCGGCGGCGATCCCGTCAAGCGCGTTGAGGACCTCGCCGGCAAGTCTATCGCCTGCACCACCGGTACCGTGCAGAACAAGTTCATCGCCAAGGTCATGCCCGATGCTGATATTCACACGTACGACGGTGGTGACCAGTGCCTGCAAGAGGTGCTCGCCGGGCGCATCGATGCCTACCTGTGTGACGGCGCCGAGGGCCAGTCCATGCGCGATGCGAATGAGGGCCTGGTACTGGGCCTGCTCGATCGCTCCGAGACGAGCGATCACGTGGGCGTGTACCGCCTGATGGCCAAGAAGGGTGCCGGATTTGTCGCGGCGCTTGACGAATGCGTCGGCGAGATGCTCGAGGACGGCACCATCGATGACTGCATCAAGCAGTATGTGGGCGCCGACTTCATGTGGAACGGCGACTATTCCGCTTCCGGTACGTCGACGGTTGCCGGAAAATAG
- a CDS encoding LacI family transcriptional regulator has translation MAKVKISDVAREAGVSLGTVSNALNHPEKLRPETLKLINETINRLGYLPNQSARQLAGGATKSFGLVLPRLDHGFSLQIASGAHNEARKHGYDLLIANADNDDILEDHYLRYFMGTQMSGVMVQPMASPDWHPAMTKMPVPIVHLDIHCPEPGYYVAVDNEAQGRIIAELAITRGARHITVVGRAAFMQLTLRVLGIHKALVLHPDIKIEVIDAGEWNTAADGYSIGAQIAERSTGERPDFVIGLTDVLASGVISALTDKGISVPEQVRVAGCDGNPLAWSGSVPLTTVAPPGYEIGRKGVQLLMEQIENKAPAKTKRVRIGSAARTVTAVTAAEDINRQELVRPFLLERASTQASSQAEATAINLGAYL, from the coding sequence ATGGCAAAGGTAAAAATCAGCGACGTCGCGCGCGAGGCAGGAGTCTCGCTGGGCACGGTATCCAACGCGCTCAACCACCCCGAAAAGCTGCGCCCCGAGACCCTCAAGCTCATCAACGAGACCATCAATCGCCTTGGCTACCTGCCCAACCAAAGTGCTCGTCAGCTCGCGGGCGGCGCCACCAAGTCCTTTGGCCTGGTCCTCCCCCGTCTCGACCATGGCTTCTCGCTCCAAATTGCCAGCGGCGCCCATAACGAGGCCCGCAAGCACGGCTATGACCTGCTCATCGCCAACGCCGATAACGACGACATCCTCGAGGACCACTACCTGCGCTATTTTATGGGCACGCAGATGTCCGGCGTCATGGTTCAGCCTATGGCGTCCCCCGATTGGCACCCCGCAATGACCAAGATGCCCGTGCCGATCGTCCATCTGGACATCCACTGCCCCGAACCCGGTTACTACGTGGCCGTCGACAACGAGGCGCAAGGGCGCATTATCGCCGAGCTCGCCATCACCCGCGGCGCGCGCCATATCACCGTTGTGGGCAGAGCGGCATTTATGCAGCTCACCCTGCGCGTACTTGGCATTCATAAGGCCCTCGTCCTGCATCCCGATATCAAAATTGAGGTCATTGACGCCGGAGAATGGAATACCGCTGCCGATGGTTACAGCATCGGCGCTCAGATTGCCGAGCGCTCTACCGGCGAGCGTCCCGATTTTGTCATCGGCCTTACCGATGTATTGGCCTCGGGCGTTATCTCGGCGTTGACCGACAAAGGCATCTCCGTCCCCGAACAGGTTCGTGTGGCCGGCTGCGACGGCAACCCGCTTGCATGGAGCGGGTCGGTCCCCCTCACCACGGTGGCACCGCCGGGTTACGAAATTGGCCGCAAGGGTGTCCAGCTGCTCATGGAGCAAATCGAGAACAAGGCGCCGGCAAAAACCAAACGCGTCCGTATCGGCTCCGCCGCACGCACCGTCACCGCGGTCACAGCCGCCGAGGACATCAACCGTCAGGAACTCGTGCGGCCGTTCCTCTTGGAGCGCGCCAGTACCCAGGCGAGCAGCCAAGCCGAAGCCACCGCCATCAACCTCGGCGCGTATCTATAG
- a CDS encoding HAD family phosphatase: MIKAVIFDMDGTLVDTERLGIKAWKAGAAELGVAIDEALIHQFIGRTLPDVMDILDKHYGSHETTEAVYVRHKEIRDEMVKTELELKAGAAECLDELLAAGYHVGLATSSRLATAERNLKMVGLFDKFETVTCGEDVVHGKPNPEMYLLACERAGFAPEECAVVEDSRNGCVSGITAGCHVFAVPDIVPLPQDVVDGCEAVLDTLFDLTAAVKAVR; encoded by the coding sequence ATGATCAAGGCTGTTATTTTTGACATGGACGGAACGCTGGTCGATACCGAGCGTTTGGGCATCAAGGCATGGAAGGCGGGCGCTGCCGAGCTGGGGGTCGCGATTGATGAAGCGCTGATCCATCAGTTTATCGGTCGCACGCTGCCCGATGTCATGGACATCCTTGATAAGCATTACGGCAGCCACGAAACCACCGAGGCGGTCTATGTCCGCCACAAGGAGATTCGCGACGAGATGGTCAAGACCGAACTGGAGCTTAAGGCCGGTGCCGCCGAGTGCCTAGACGAGCTGCTGGCTGCGGGCTATCACGTGGGCCTTGCGACGTCGTCGCGCCTCGCTACGGCCGAGCGCAACCTTAAGATGGTCGGTCTTTTTGACAAGTTTGAGACGGTGACCTGTGGCGAGGACGTCGTGCACGGCAAGCCCAACCCTGAGATGTACCTGCTTGCCTGCGAGCGCGCGGGCTTCGCTCCCGAGGAGTGTGCCGTGGTCGAGGATTCGCGCAACGGCTGCGTCTCGGGCATCACGGCCGGCTGCCATGTCTTTGCCGTTCCCGATATCGTGCCGCTGCCGCAGGACGTGGTGGATGGCTGCGAGGCCGTGCTCGATACGTTGTTCGATCTGACGGCGGCGGTCAAGGCCGTGCGCTAG
- a CDS encoding ATP-dependent sacrificial sulfur transferase LarE has protein sequence MLSDTTAPAEELQDKLTTLEQLLLAYGRVAIGFSGGVDSSFLAAVCARVMPTNTLLVHLTTPLIGTPEQASFEQSVDGQANEGPHFKLPVLNLSVDQLQLPQVGCNDANRCYHCKHAGFTAIVNHAKSLGFPTVIDGSNASDRGDYRPGMRAAEELGVRSPLMEVGFTKDEERELLRAWGYPVWNLPAGACLATRVPTGEELTREKVDLIRACEDYLHDLDLAQVRARLIGGCMHIEAAPADVAKIAALGGNAVDAEGKTPLPAAIESALRELGCDHISPEVTPYIHGNMNQ, from the coding sequence ATGCTTTCAGACACTACTGCACCTGCAGAGGAGCTTCAGGACAAACTCACGACGCTCGAGCAGCTGCTTTTGGCATACGGGCGCGTGGCTATCGGGTTTTCCGGCGGCGTTGACAGCAGCTTTTTGGCCGCCGTATGCGCCCGCGTCATGCCTACCAATACCCTCCTCGTCCATCTCACCACGCCGCTCATCGGCACGCCCGAGCAGGCTTCGTTTGAGCAGTCCGTTGATGGGCAGGCCAATGAGGGGCCGCATTTTAAGCTCCCCGTGCTCAATCTTTCGGTGGATCAGCTGCAGCTCCCCCAAGTAGGCTGCAACGATGCTAATCGCTGCTACCACTGCAAGCACGCCGGCTTTACCGCCATCGTCAACCACGCCAAGTCGCTCGGCTTTCCCACCGTCATCGATGGCAGCAATGCAAGCGATCGCGGTGACTACCGCCCCGGCATGCGTGCGGCAGAAGAGCTCGGCGTACGCTCACCCCTTATGGAGGTCGGCTTTACCAAGGACGAAGAGCGCGAGCTGCTGCGCGCATGGGGCTATCCCGTTTGGAACCTGCCGGCGGGAGCATGTCTTGCCACCCGCGTCCCCACGGGCGAGGAGCTTACGCGCGAGAAGGTCGATTTAATCCGCGCCTGCGAGGATTACCTGCACGATCTTGATCTGGCACAGGTACGCGCGCGCTTAATCGGCGGCTGCATGCATATCGAGGCCGCACCCGCAGATGTCGCCAAGATTGCTGCCCTCGGTGGCAACGCCGTCGATGCCGAGGGCAAAACCCCGCTGCCCGCCGCCATCGAGTCCGCGCTGCGCGAGCTGGGCTGCGACCATATCTCCCCCGAGGTCACCCCCTACATTCACGGCAACATGAACCAGTAA
- a CDS encoding DNA/RNA non-specific endonuclease — MSRKSAYKQVLSIGTAVVLGFALFTGSLDGAPKLLSPQSDEQAAALAEKQSESPSRTDDEADLVARLESGTASSSVSQNSQDSGDDSDSAASDTDDDASADSAATPIDEVENPDLDRARGVYLSSIPDYAGNPYVALRADSTHPLGTPSFTLDEYERATEEGCFKKFSKLDSLGRTRKALACVGPESLGQGERGDISRIHPAGWHQQRYDFIPGQSLYNRCHLIAWSLCGETANRKNLLTGTRYLNETGMLPFEEQILGYIRDTGNHVLYRVTPMYNEEELVCRGVRLEAQSVEDHGKTLCFHVYCYNLQPHVQIDYATGRNQASGD; from the coding sequence ATGTCGCGCAAGTCCGCTTACAAGCAAGTGCTTTCCATCGGCACCGCCGTGGTGCTGGGGTTTGCGCTGTTCACAGGGTCGCTCGACGGAGCGCCCAAGCTGTTGTCGCCGCAAAGCGATGAGCAGGCAGCGGCTCTGGCCGAAAAACAAAGCGAGAGTCCCAGCCGCACCGACGACGAGGCAGACCTGGTCGCTCGACTCGAATCGGGAACAGCGAGCTCCTCGGTCTCTCAAAATAGCCAAGACTCTGGCGATGACTCAGATTCCGCCGCGAGCGACACCGATGACGACGCCTCCGCGGACAGTGCCGCCACCCCTATCGACGAGGTCGAAAACCCCGATCTCGACCGCGCCCGCGGCGTATACCTCAGCAGTATTCCCGACTACGCGGGTAACCCCTATGTTGCCCTGCGCGCCGATAGCACGCACCCGCTCGGCACACCATCATTCACGCTCGATGAATACGAGCGCGCCACAGAAGAGGGCTGCTTTAAGAAGTTCTCCAAGCTCGACAGCTTGGGCCGCACCCGTAAAGCGCTCGCCTGCGTGGGCCCCGAATCGCTCGGTCAAGGCGAGCGCGGCGATATCTCGCGCATCCACCCCGCCGGCTGGCACCAGCAGCGCTACGACTTTATTCCGGGCCAGAGCCTCTATAACCGCTGCCACCTTATCGCCTGGTCGCTCTGCGGCGAAACCGCCAACCGCAAAAATCTCCTCACCGGCACGCGCTATCTCAACGAGACGGGCATGCTGCCGTTTGAAGAGCAGATCCTCGGCTACATCCGCGACACGGGCAACCACGTGCTCTATCGCGTCACGCCCATGTATAACGAGGAGGAGCTTGTCTGCCGTGGCGTGCGCCTTGAGGCGCAATCGGTCGAGGACCACGGCAAGACCCTCTGCTTCCACGTATATTGCTACAACCTGCAGCCGCATGTGCAGATCGACTACGCCACCGGCCGCAATCAGGCCTCGGGAGACTAG